A stretch of Phyllobacterium zundukense DNA encodes these proteins:
- a CDS encoding GntR family transcriptional regulator, translating into MTSRWEGGIPINERERHRLLGEKVWQMAEAGYKRPGVEILPLSKETLQDRVYRQITSLILEGGIVPGEMVPVQSLADAFGVSAMPVREALRRLTAANALTVVSGRSIGIPRLSRAKLTDLRNVRIEIESLAGKWAAERIQHDEIETLRSLLESLEDANASGDIKSYLRANYAFHFSIYRAAGSESILNIIENLWLQVSPYFNMLHDSGNYTKANEHHRAMFAALCAHDGDAVRIAIQSDIDAAYDVLVELVS; encoded by the coding sequence TTGACGAGCCGATGGGAAGGCGGCATTCCCATCAATGAGCGGGAAAGACATCGCCTGCTGGGTGAAAAGGTATGGCAAATGGCTGAAGCCGGTTACAAAAGACCAGGTGTTGAAATTCTCCCGCTTTCCAAGGAGACATTGCAGGACCGCGTCTATCGCCAAATCACCAGTCTTATTCTGGAGGGCGGCATCGTTCCCGGTGAGATGGTGCCCGTGCAAAGCCTTGCCGACGCCTTCGGTGTCAGCGCCATGCCGGTGCGGGAAGCGTTGCGGCGCCTGACGGCTGCCAATGCGCTGACAGTCGTCTCAGGACGTTCAATCGGCATTCCGCGGTTGAGCCGCGCCAAACTGACTGATCTTAGAAACGTACGGATCGAGATTGAATCGCTGGCGGGGAAATGGGCTGCCGAACGTATACAGCACGACGAAATCGAAACGCTTCGCTCATTGCTGGAGTCGCTCGAAGACGCGAACGCATCAGGGGATATCAAATCCTATCTGCGAGCCAACTACGCTTTCCACTTTTCCATCTACCGGGCGGCCGGCTCGGAGAGCATTCTCAACATCATCGAGAATCTCTGGCTGCAGGTCAGTCCTTACTTCAACATGCTGCACGATTCCGGCAATTATACCAAAGCCAACGAACATCATCGGGCGATGTTTGCTGCTCTATGTGCTCATGATGGCGACGCCGTCAGAATAGCCATACAGTCGGATATCGATGCCGCCTACGATGTACTTGTGGAGCTGGTGTCCTAG
- a CDS encoding sugar ABC transporter substrate-binding protein: MNIGSSIRRLAICAGIAASTALAGHADAAEKHKIFLSMSFIGNDWQAEAANMVKAMAAHKSLADKVDLQVQVAGPNAQRQIQQINAMVQAGAEAIVVFPISPTALNQVVKSACDKGVKVFAYDGEITEACAYNIAIDQEEAGRVTAEWLVKKLNGKGNIIAITGVPGTSVDNLRTKAAKEVFAKYPDIKIVGEAVGMWSQAVARTELSKILATRNWDEINGLWMQVGCFTANSMQLEAGKKPEQLLPCAGEGSNGGRVQMLPAGTEVEGATSPYAPLGAPRISYASPPYSGALALKLAVDAIEGKDVPKKTVLPLPLVTNETIKLCQEGTWQEMKEGCNAFKPAIVSNPGWFASIFSEKTPEIGLNAALVGQPEN, from the coding sequence ATGAATATCGGATCGAGTATCCGGCGCCTTGCCATATGCGCTGGCATTGCAGCGAGCACAGCCTTGGCCGGTCATGCGGACGCGGCAGAAAAACACAAGATTTTCCTGAGCATGAGTTTTATCGGCAATGATTGGCAAGCCGAGGCCGCCAACATGGTGAAAGCCATGGCCGCGCATAAGAGCCTTGCCGACAAGGTCGATTTGCAGGTGCAGGTTGCCGGTCCCAATGCGCAGCGCCAGATTCAGCAGATCAATGCCATGGTGCAGGCTGGCGCGGAAGCGATCGTCGTGTTTCCGATTTCGCCGACTGCCCTGAACCAGGTCGTCAAGAGCGCCTGTGACAAGGGCGTCAAGGTTTTCGCCTATGACGGCGAGATTACCGAGGCCTGCGCCTATAATATTGCCATCGATCAGGAAGAAGCCGGCCGCGTGACCGCCGAATGGCTGGTCAAGAAGCTGAACGGCAAGGGCAATATCATTGCAATCACCGGCGTTCCAGGCACCTCCGTCGATAACCTTCGCACCAAGGCTGCAAAGGAAGTCTTCGCCAAATATCCCGACATCAAGATCGTCGGCGAGGCGGTCGGCATGTGGAGTCAGGCGGTCGCCCGCACCGAGCTTTCGAAGATTCTGGCAACGCGCAACTGGGACGAAATCAACGGATTGTGGATGCAGGTAGGCTGTTTTACCGCCAATTCGATGCAGCTTGAAGCCGGAAAGAAGCCGGAACAGCTTCTCCCGTGCGCGGGTGAAGGCTCGAATGGCGGCCGCGTGCAGATGCTTCCCGCCGGAACCGAGGTTGAGGGTGCGACTTCGCCCTATGCTCCGTTGGGCGCGCCACGCATATCCTATGCTTCGCCTCCCTATTCAGGCGCGCTGGCTCTGAAGCTCGCCGTCGACGCGATCGAGGGCAAGGATGTGCCGAAGAAGACGGTGCTGCCGCTGCCTCTGGTGACGAATGAAACGATCAAGCTCTGCCAGGAAGGTACCTGGCAGGAGATGAAGGAAGGCTGCAATGCATTCAAGCCGGCGATCGTCTCCAATCCTGGCTGGTTTGCTTCGATCTTCTCGGAAAAGACACCCGAAATCGGTCTCAATGCTGCACTGGTAGGCCAACCCGAAAACTAG
- a CDS encoding sugar ABC transporter ATP-binding protein: MKSAFEQSAIEVADIRKAFGATVAVDGVSFSIEPGSTHALLGENGAGKSTIVKLLSGLLRPDEGQISVLGQKATLSTPRDAHALGIQTAFQEMTLVRDLTVLDNMLMPYAPMGVTGLIRRSSARRAIAQHLQELDFQVDLDAEVGTLDLAIQQKIEIARAIYRKPRILLLDEPTSTLAGSDVEWLGRIIARLKAAGTTIVFITHRMREVRAFCDTLTILRNGHHITSCAVDEITDAQVIESIVGRSIAQTFPARPKSDSGFGAPVLGVRDLRAGHKLRDASFDLRKGEILGVAGLQGMGQLDLFLACFGMTEVAQGDILVDGRKVRFGSPADALKPNIAIGLVPEDRKTEGLFLKLNGTLNASLPVIDRFSRFGLIRNDLEQKAVRAAFGTVEVDERALWTRAGAFSGGNQQKIAIAKWLVAQSRILLLFDPTRGIDVGTKHELYVMMRNFTDAGGAILLHSTEIPELVHLCDRVLVLYDGRIAASLSRDQLTEASIMRPALGHESTTKEAAE; this comes from the coding sequence ATGAAGTCAGCATTTGAACAGTCCGCCATCGAGGTTGCAGACATTCGCAAGGCGTTTGGTGCAACAGTAGCGGTGGACGGTGTTTCTTTCAGTATCGAGCCGGGAAGCACCCATGCGCTCCTCGGAGAAAACGGTGCAGGCAAATCGACCATAGTCAAGCTTTTGTCCGGGCTTCTTCGACCCGACGAGGGACAGATTTCCGTCCTCGGCCAGAAGGCAACGCTCAGCACGCCGCGCGATGCCCATGCGCTCGGCATCCAGACCGCGTTCCAGGAAATGACGCTCGTTCGCGATCTGACCGTGCTTGACAATATGTTGATGCCTTATGCGCCGATGGGTGTCACCGGGCTGATACGGCGCTCTTCGGCTCGCCGCGCGATCGCCCAGCATTTGCAGGAGCTTGACTTCCAGGTCGATCTCGACGCCGAAGTGGGCACGCTAGACCTTGCCATCCAGCAGAAGATTGAAATCGCGCGCGCTATTTATCGCAAACCGCGGATCCTCTTGCTCGATGAACCGACCTCGACGCTTGCTGGCAGCGACGTCGAATGGCTTGGCCGGATCATTGCCAGGCTGAAGGCAGCAGGCACGACCATCGTTTTCATCACCCACCGCATGCGCGAGGTGCGAGCCTTCTGCGACACGCTGACAATCCTGCGCAACGGCCACCACATAACAAGCTGTGCGGTCGATGAGATCACCGACGCGCAGGTCATCGAGAGTATCGTAGGGCGGTCAATTGCTCAGACTTTCCCGGCGCGGCCGAAGAGCGATTCTGGCTTTGGCGCACCGGTGCTTGGAGTGCGTGATCTGCGGGCGGGCCACAAGCTGCGCGATGCTAGCTTCGACTTGCGGAAAGGCGAAATCCTCGGTGTTGCCGGCCTCCAGGGTATGGGGCAGCTCGACCTCTTCCTGGCGTGTTTCGGCATGACCGAAGTGGCGCAAGGCGACATCCTTGTCGATGGCCGCAAGGTCAGGTTTGGCTCGCCCGCCGACGCATTGAAGCCGAATATCGCGATTGGTCTTGTTCCGGAAGATCGCAAGACGGAAGGCCTGTTTCTCAAGCTCAATGGTACGCTCAACGCGTCCTTGCCGGTGATCGACCGATTCTCGCGATTTGGACTGATCCGGAATGACCTCGAACAAAAGGCGGTTCGCGCTGCCTTTGGCACTGTCGAGGTTGATGAGCGTGCTTTGTGGACAAGGGCAGGGGCTTTTTCAGGTGGCAACCAGCAAAAAATTGCAATAGCCAAATGGCTGGTCGCACAGAGCCGTATCCTGTTGCTCTTCGATCCGACGCGCGGCATCGACGTCGGCACCAAGCACGAGCTCTATGTGATGATGCGCAATTTCACCGATGCGGGTGGCGCGATCCTGCTGCATTCGACTGAGATTCCCGAACTCGTCCATTTATGCGACCGGGTTCTCGTTCTCTATGACGGGCGGATCGCAGCCTCGCTTTCGCGCGATCAGCTTACCGAAGCCTCGATCATGCGGCCGGCCCTTGGCCATGAAAGCACAACAAAAGAGGCCGCTGAATGA